One region of Quercus lobata isolate SW786 chromosome 2, ValleyOak3.0 Primary Assembly, whole genome shotgun sequence genomic DNA includes:
- the LOC115974859 gene encoding UDP-glycosyltransferase 74F2-like yields MENKASRGHVLVLPYPSQGHINPLLQFSKRLVSKGLKATLATTLFIHNTMQPQSSSSLQFDTISDGYDEGGFAQAESIHAYLNRMETIGSKTLADLIIKNKNRANPIDCIIYDPFLPWALEVAKKFGIFGAAFFTQTCAVNFIYYHVHHGLLKLPITSTPISIPGLPVLELEDMPSFISVPGSYPAYFEMVLNQFSSSDKADAVLVNTFYALEPEAVDSMSKVCQLLPIGPTIPSFYLDKRLENDNDYGLNLFVSDSSVCNNWLNTKPEGSVIYLSFGSMASLSNKQMEELAFALKGSKFHFLWVVKASEEAKLPKKFVEEIGNKGLVVQWCSQLEVLSNKAIGCFLTHCGWNSTLEALSLGVPMVGVPQWTDQTTNAKYFRDVWKVGVRAKVCENGIVEREEIEFCIKEVMEGEIGKDFQKNAKKWRDLAIKAISKGGSSDKNIDEFVSKFINS; encoded by the exons atggaAAACAAAGCATCTAGAGGCCATGTCTTAGTTTTACCATATCCAAGCCAAGGCCACATAAATCCATTGCTCCAATTCTCTAAACGTTTGGTCTCCAAAGGGCTTAAAGCTACACTAGCCACAACCCTTTTCATCCACAACACCATGCAACCCCAATCATCAAGCTCTCTCCAATTTGACACAATATCAGATGGCTATGATGAAGGTGGGTTCGCCCAAGCAGAGAGTATCCATGCATATCTCAATCGTATGGAAACTATAGGCTCAAAAACACTGGCTGACCTTAttataaagaacaaaaacagaGCAAACCCAATTGATTGCATAATATATGACCCTTTTTTGCCTTGGGCTTTGGAAGTAGCTAAAAAGTTTGGTATATTTGGAGCTGCTTTCTTCACTCAAACTTGTGCCGTGAATTTTATATACTATCATGTGCATCATGGACTATTGAAGCTACCAATTACTTCCACACCCATCTCAATTCCTGGTTTACCTGTGCTTGAGCTTGAAGATATGCCATCTTTCATCAGTGTTCCTGGATCGTACCCAGCTTACTTTGAGATGGTGCTCAATCAATTTTCTAGCTCAGATAAAGCCGATGCAGTTCTTGTCAACACTTTCTACGCGCTAGAGCCTGAG GCGGTGGACTCCATGTCAAAAGTCTGTCAATTACTACCAATTGGACCAACAATTCCATCTTTCTATTTAGACAAACGTCTAGAAAATGACAATGATTATGGGCTCAACCTTTTCGTATCAGACTCATCTGTTTGCAATAATTGGCTCAACACTAAGCCAGAAGGATCTGTTATTTATTTGTCCTTCGGTAGCATGGCTAGTTTAAGCAACAAGCAAATGGAGGAATTGGCATTTGCTTTAAAAGGAAGTAAATTCCATTTCTTGTGGGTTGTTAAGGCTTCTGAGGAAGCAAAGCTCCCTAAAAAGTTTGTGGAAGAGATAGGAAATAAAGGGTTGGTAGTGCAATGGTGCTCCCAACTAGAAGTGCTATCAAATAAGGCAATTGGGTGCTTTTTAACACACTGTGGTTGGAATTCAACCTTGGAGGCATTGAGCTTGGGAGTGCCGATGGTGGGGGTGCCACAATGGACCGATCAAACTACAAATGCTAAGTATTTTCGGGATGTGTGGAAGGTGGGAGTGAGGGCTAAAGTTTGTGAGAATGGCATTGTTGAAAGAGAAGAGATTGAGTTTTGCATTAAGGAAGTAATGGAGGGTGAGATAGGGAAAGATTTCCAAAAGAATGCTAAGAAATGGAGGGATTTGGCTATAAAGGCTATTAGTAAGGGTGGCAGTTCAGACAAGAATATTGATGAATTTGTCTCCAAATTCATAAACTCCTAA